A section of the Deinococcus taeanensis genome encodes:
- the groES gene encoding co-chaperone GroES — MLKPLGDRVLVEIIEEAEQKTAGGLFVPDTAKEKSQRGKVIAVGNGKVLDNGTRVALDVKEGDTVYFAKYGGTEVSLEGKNYSILAERDILAIVE, encoded by the coding sequence ATGCTGAAACCCCTAGGTGACCGCGTTCTGGTTGAAATCATCGAGGAAGCCGAGCAGAAAACCGCCGGCGGCCTGTTCGTCCCTGACACCGCCAAAGAAAAGAGCCAGCGCGGCAAAGTGATCGCCGTCGGCAACGGCAAGGTGCTCGACAACGGCACCCGCGTCGCGCTTGACGTCAAGGAAGGCGACACCGTGTACTTCGCCAAATACGGCGGCACCGAAGTCAGCCTGGAGGGCAAGAACTACAGCATCCTCGCCGAACGCGACATCCTCGCCATCGTCGAGTAA